The Triticum urartu cultivar G1812 unplaced genomic scaffold, Tu2.1 TuUngrouped_contig_5130, whole genome shotgun sequence DNA window GTTTCACCACTGGCATTCCTTGAATAACTGTGTGTTTTTCTGTAATTTCAACAGCCATCCTTGCAATAATAGCCTGCAGCTTTGTTCCAACAGCTAAAATCACCTAGATATCCAAAAGCATGGTTAGGAACTCAGCAACATGAATATAAAACATGCTACAGTTAGTAAGAACTTACTATAAGGGGAATTGTGGAGAACCAGAACAAGTTATGCCATCCTGAAGAATGAATATTCCGAATTTAAAAAATAACATATTTTCACAGAAAGCTCCCCACAGATCCTTGTGCACTGGAAATTATATCGTGCTAAATTGCACAGGAAATCCAACAAAGGAAATATAGGATTGTAACTCACCATGAACATTGAAGAGCATGACAGCCAGAGCAGAAGCCCATAGAGGTGGACTAGTAAAACAATGATGATACAAATGAGTCATTAATTTATTAGGAGGATAAAACAAGGATGATTCATAGGCTTCCTTACCTAATGCCAACAACTGTCTTGAAATCATCCTGCAAAGATCTCTTGATGTACTTTTGGAAGTTGAACCTAGTCCCTGGGGATAAATGAGCCTATACAGAAATAAATCATCAGTGTAAACTAAAAACAGAAAATTACTGGAAATATGAAGCTACTCACAGCAATGAATCCGTGCCGCAAAGTCAGGTAGTCTGTCCTCCGAACAGATCTGAAAAACTGCCTAAAGAAGCTCACCTGTATAAAGTCAAAGCATAAGAAGCTCCTGAGCTAAAGCATTTCTAGATACATTATGCAGGAAAAAATCACGACGATGCTTTAAACTTTATTTAGAACAGTTTAACACCTGTTTGATGTAGCCTATGGTTCTATTATAAAAAAACGCTATATGATCTTGGAAAACCATAGGGTTTCTGTTCAGTAGTTTCTACTCGGAATAGCTCAGCAATGAGTATAAAGATTTTGGAACTGGAGTTCCCCCGGTTGGAAAAATTCAGTATAAGCCTTCGATATTTAATATTCAGGAGAAATGTAGAATGGTAAATACTAATTTAGTTATCTGCAAGAAGTACTAATTGATATTTGATATTCAGTAGAAATGTAGAATGGTAAGCCCTAACTGATATTTGATATCCAGtagaaatatactccctccgtcccagaATAAGTGTCGCTGATTTAGTAATAACTTTATATTAAATCAGCGACACTTATTCTGGGACGGAGGGAATAGATAGTAAGGAATAATTATGCTTGACGTCGTTTATTAATCTGGGAACTTAAATGTGCAATTTACTCTGAAAATTTGATATGGTATGCTACTTCATAACCGTCGTTGGGAGGAGCCATGAGAGAACTTACGACATAGAGCATAATCGTGCTTTTGCTCCAACAGCTTGCGTGCTGCCTCACAAAAGAAGTCTGGTGAGTGAGCCGGAATTTCGATGGATCTGAAAAGTAAAATATGACCAATGGGTACCAGCAGTTTAAAAAAAATGCCTAACAAGAGATTGCAAATAAGCTGATTAAGAAGGTATCCGCTTGATTCTACTTCTAGCATAACAAGAGACAAACTGAATATTGCATGTTACGCTGCTTACACATTCAGTTAAAGCATATGAACCAATATCTAATCAATTGAGACACTACCGGCTGAAAATTCATAGGTGATGGAGGAAGTATCCTTTTCCCACTCCTTCCATATCCGCGTCTGCGCAGAAAATTTCAGAGTTATTTCAAGCTTGTACGTACACTAAGTAGTACTCCCTCGTCTCGATATTTGAAATCCTTGTTAAAAACTTTTGGAAATTCAGAACAGGCACTTGTACGTTGCCCGAGGAATAGACCTTACCTTTGCTCTGCCCAGGGACATTGTAATAGCACTGAACGTTACATGGAAGACGGCCAGGAAGAACACGAAGATATGTAGCTGGTGTAGCCCATCGGTTGAAACGAGTGACACCATACCCTGAAATGGCATTGGGATTCCGAGAATAAAAACAAACAATTTTGGAATGACCAGACCATTTCTGAAGATAATAGGAACAGATGAAATAAAATACAATAAAATATCAATCTCGATACCCTGACCCCCAATCACTGGTACCCAAATCAATGTGACACACCTTGCTACAGCACAATGTAAACCACGCAGTTGACAGTAGTCAACTCACTTTGGGGCATGAGAAGTAGGCCGGCTCTTCAGACAGGTGCCGTCGGCCGTGGCCCTCTCCGTGCTCCGAGCTCCTGGAGAGCTTGCAGGGCAGCATGGTGTCGGCGGTCCCCGCCGGGATGCAGATGCGCGATATGTACCTCGCCGTGACAGTCAGCAGCAGCGAGATGAAGCCCAGAGTCATGAGCTCTGCACATGGCAAGTAAGCATCAACGCCCATCAAATTTCCTCTTCACACGGACGATCGGTGCACGCGCCGCAGATTACGCGCGGAAGGAAACAGGCGAAAATTTTGGGGGTGGGGACGGGCGCGTCGCAAAATGTACCGGATTTAACCTTCTCCAGAGCGTCGAACagcgccttcttcttcctcttgctGAACCACTGCAGGCAAGGCACCACCGCGCCCAAGAATGGTGAGTGGGGATGTGTTAGGCGGGTTCAGAGAGACGGGAAACGGAGGGAAGGGGGCTTGGGGTGTACCTGGCCGAGGTGGTGGAGGATGCCCTCGAGGAGGATGGAGACGGCGACGATGACGGCGCAGACGGCGACCACGGCCCACGTCGGCGTCTGGTCCAGCGCCCGCGCCCCCTCCGCGCCTTCGCCGCCGCCCATGcccgatctgctcctccgccctCCGGCTCCGGGGCCTGTGCTTGCAGCTGCGTTAATGGCTGTACCTAAACCCTCACAGTGAAGTGTGTTACTCTGAGGTCTGAACGGAGCAGACGGGGCACCGGCCGCTGCTCTGATATAACTTCGCCACAAGACAAGCTGCGTTTCTTTTTTATTGAACGAAGGGACAAAGTTCAAACGACGACCTCGGTCAGAAAGCGAGGGCTTCCAGAGAGGAAAAGGGCGGGCACATGTATCTCTCTGTCCTGCATAACACGGATTTGGCGGGGCCCTGAGCAAGTACAATAAGTGATATAAGCAGGCTATAAGAAATAGAATAATATATCTTTGTTTAGTTGacgaagaaaaaagaggagagagaAGTGGAGCGGAGTCTTGATTAATAGTTAGCTGCAACACGAGACCCAAAACGCTTTGTGAGAATGTAAAGTGGACCAATTATTGATAAACAAGTTTAAAACTTAATATTATATATGTCGGTTAAGAGGTTGGTTGTAGATGATATGGCAACTTCTTATAGTCCACCGTTGGttgtattattaaccatgctctgaCTATTTTTGCGTACCTGTCCCTAGACCTTTTACAACTCCCAGTCATCGAAAGAAAGTGAAACGGTTGGTGCGAGTGAAAATAATAATAGAAGGTTTTTTTAGCTTTAAAAAATATACTTCCTTTGTAAAggaatataagagcatttagatcactaaaatacAGAAGGAGTAATACAAGGTTAAATCTGATCATGGACTAGTCCAGCGATCCGGCCCGAAGGACAAGTCGGGCTTGCCTTTTGGGCCAGGCTTAGCTTCATTTTACAGCTTGGAATAGAATTCATGTCGGGCTCGGGCTTCTATTTTCCTCATTTCTGGGCCGGGCTTGCATATATATAGGCTAAAATACAATGTTTGGGTTGGGCTTTTGGGCTTCGGGTTGCATTTTGGGTCGGGCTCGGGCTTGAAAAAATAGCTACTTTTGGGCTTTAGGCCTAGCTTTTGCAAACCCGGCCCGATGTATGCTTATGTTTAGGTGAAACCATACACATAATAACAGTTTCTTACGGACTGACGAACTACCTTCGTACAAACTCCAAATTACACCGTGCACTCTGGAAACAATATCCTCCCTTCTTCCCCTTCCCTAAAACTTCAGATGAACTCTATTTTACTAAGAGCACGCGTCATCAATATTGTATACATCACATGGCCGAGAGCCTCCATGAATTCTTGATCCAAATGCTCACTGTCACACAAAAACCCATATCCAAACTCCCTTGCATGTAGGAATCCGGCAAGGTCAGAGACAGAGAGGCAACGATCGTTGATGGAGGAGATGGTCGGGAATCAATGTCCGAGTTGGGGATGAGTCAGAGAGGCAACGGTCGTCGATGGAGGAGATGGTCGGGGGAGCCGCTTTAGGAGAGgctattttttttaaataatacatttttATTATTAATTTGCATAAATATTACGCCCAAAAAataattttcaaaaataatacaccgtcGGCCCGCTGCAGGCCGACTGGGCCTAGTCAGCCCGCAGCAGGCCGAGTGATCCCCTATCGGCTGGCTGGCGGCCGAATAGCCTGTCGGCGAGTCCAGTTCCTGTCGGCCAGCTGTGTGCCGACTGGACTAATCGGCCCGCTGTAGGCCGACAGGCTCTAATTGGCCAGCCGCAGGCCGACTGGTGCATGCCACCATTTTTCCCCGTACGATCCCCATGTATATCACGGGCCACCATTTCCCGCCAAATTTTCCCGCTGTCAACCTCCCGCCATAGTTTCCCGTTTTGCTCGTTCCCGCCATATTTCCCCGCTTTGCTCGTTCCCGCCATATTTTCCCGCTCTCTAATTCCCGCCATATGTTCCCGCTCTTTAGTTCCCGCCATATTTTTCCGCTCTTTAGTTCCCGCCATTATCTCTCGCCATATGTTCCCGCTACCGAGTTCCCGCCTTCCTTTGTGTTCTCAACCTATAAAACCCCCTCGTCACTAACATTGGTAAGCATTCTAGCGTAGTCTCGTAGTCTCGCCAAGATGTCCGGATATCCTTTTGATCGTAGTTTTCACAGTCGTATGTCCGAATGTCTGTTGCGTTTAGCCACT harbors:
- the LOC125528811 gene encoding MLO-like protein 9; translated protein: MGGGEGAEGARALDQTPTWAVVAVCAVIVAVSILLEGILHHLGQWFSKRKKKALFDALEKVKSELMTLGFISLLLTVTARYISRICIPAGTADTMLPCKLSRSSEHGEGHGRRHLSEEPAYFSCPKGMVSLVSTDGLHQLHIFVFFLAVFHVTFSAITMSLGRAKTRIWKEWEKDTSSITYEFSADPSKFRLTHQTSFVRQHASCWSKSTIMLYVVSFFRQFFRSVRRTDYLTLRHGFIAAHLSPGTRFNFQKYIKRSLQDDFKTVVGISPPLWASALAVMLFNVHGWHNLFWFSTIPLIVILAVGTKLQAIIARMAVEITEKHTVIQGMPVVKLSDEHFWFGKPHMVLHLIHFALFQNAFEITYFFWIWYEFGLRSCFHDNFEFIIARICLGGVVQFVCSYITLPLHALVSQMGSSMKRTIFDEQTSKALKKWHKTVKKKQQQQQQQKGSSHASSETPTTDTPEAGRLS